Genomic DNA from Porites lutea chromosome 4, jaPorLute2.1, whole genome shotgun sequence:
ttaaatcgcccctacaaatataagcccccctccccccccccccccgagagcttgtacttggaaattgccctcaaatacaaagtaaaacaaagcaaaaacggtaaatttctttccaacttactgtaaggctagcccaatcgattttgaaacgcaaacttccctccgtagataagcccctcataaagggcctttgaaaaatataagcccagggggcttattttcggaattttacggcatGCAGTATTATTAGCCGGGGCATTGAACAGTAGGAAGTTCTTTGGGTCTCATTTCCCTTTTGTAGCTAGTGCACGTATTGAATGCAACACAGCTGTCTAACCTTCAGCGCCtggtaataggccatttccgagttcccccgggcctctgtttcaaaacgagggtaggtgcacAGCCTttgatatagaaaaaaaaacattctcatgcaaataaaactcattttcacaagaaaggttctgcacctagcctcattttgaaagtgagggtttttggaactctgAAGTGGCCTGTTACCTGAACCTTCAAGAACTGGGTCCCAATGCCCTCATTAGTTTTAACATCACTTTGCCTACTGTTAAGACTACCCTGGCATATATTAAAAGGAACCATTTTTTTGTTCACCACAGGTCACCTACCTCCAGAAGTGCCTCAGATTCTTATCAACAGGGAACCTCTCAGGCATATGACATTTGATGTTGAGTTGCTAGGtgactgtgacgtcatcattacTGAGTTGTGCCAAAGGCTGGGTGGAGCATGGAATAATCTACTGGAAGGAGTTGAAATTCCTGACGTGGAAAGAAGGCCTTTGTCGCGTAATGAAGAAAACACGACGGGAGAGATGCATCAAGGGGTTAATTTTGAAGAAATACAACGCAGTGAACAGGTACATGCTGAGTACGACTGAACTTACGTAGGCTTTTTGAAAGTTCCAGCATCTTGAATTTGGGATCTGTAGTGTACAGCAAATGCGTAAAAATCTTATAATACTGACTGCGAGGTCATAATGCACCCTTTTCCTTTTAAGACGACTGCAGGTGGAACGAACAACGAGAAGAGTCCATCAAGCAACGTGAAGCAGAGGAGTGAAGATGTCACACCAAACACGACGGACAATCACGTGACTGTGGGTGAGAGCAGTGGGTATGAAGAGACTGGAGACGACTCTTATCGGGACCAGCCGAGAGCCTCGGCCAGTGATCTCGGAAATGAATGTTCCTTCGACAACAGCACACCGCATGAAGAAGGTATGATCGAGCTGCTGACATGTTGGTAAATTTGCAAATTTAGTAGTGTCACATctgataaaaaatacatataaatTGCAATTAAGAGTAATTTGAGTTACTATGACTCGTGATGGGATAAAATCTCCCAATTTTCACTGAACCTGTCAGAAGTAAAACAGATAATCATTATACGCGGGTATgattttttctgcgtcaattttCTGGTTACATTCGTTTCATCTTAATTGTAGTCTTAATTCTTGCCTTTCAGTGTCCGAAATTAAAATAATTGTCATCATCGTCGATATAAAATTCTTGCAGACTACCAGCATTAGATCTGCcgcaatagatcgttttcaagGGAAATTCGTATACTCGTCCATAAAGTGAAATTAGAGAAGAGCAGTCAGTCCAGAGTAACAGATTGTGGTTATAGACCTAATTGTTAATGTTTTAACGCTAACGGAAAATTCTTTCGTTGTAAAGAAGGTGAAAAACTGTGGAAACAGACACCGAATTCTTAATAAAGAACTTACTTTTTCTGTCGATTCTAGATTCACCTCGATTTCTCTTCATGCCTCCAAGCCGTTACATTTTTTACGGAGCGGAAGTCATGgattctcccctcccctccccctcacgACACATACCAGGCTACCTGGACAGCACCAGCGAGGAGAGCGATAGTGACAGTGTGGGTGAGATAGACGACAGTGAAGCTTCCCGTGTCCAGCTTGGTGATATAACAGGGGATCAGGCGGGGAACGACAGGAGTAACCTAGACGGGTGTAAGCCATCGACCAATCAAGTTACAGTAAACAGCAGTGAAGGTGAAAGTAACAGCGATGACGGCTTTGGTGAAGGTGAGGCAGATGTTGAAAAAGTACTGGAGCCCATTATCAATAACGAGGACACTCGGCAAGCGTTGTCTCTCATTCTTGGTGGGCTGAGCAGTTATACGTGTGAAAGTGAAGAAAATAGTCGACTCTCGAGTTTTGATGATCCGCGTACTGTGGGCGCGAGTGTGGCCAGCGACCCTAACTGTTTGTTAGGCACTTCGGAGGCACTACTGGCAAATCGTCCTTTCAGTGCAGTTACCATGGATACATTGGTAACCACGCCAAGTCATATGGAGGATAAGAATTTAGATCAGACTGAAGATGCATCTCCAAAGAAAGGTGAAGAAAATGTGTCCTTCAACGTTAGCCGCGAGGTCTCTGACGAAGCCTGGACTGAAATAAGTTCGGACTTTTTGCAATCCTGATATTATATCAAGCTTTATTTATTCCACAAAACTGTCTCTTGCACTGTTATTTAACATTCTTCATTAACCATTATAGATCGATTTTTTAGTTGGCTTTACGAGTGTTGTGTGACCGCCGTTTCATGGGCTACTAAGTCTTAAAGGGGTACTACTCTTCGTTGAACCCCGACTGTAACAGAGCGGTCAAATGGCAACTCTGCACATCTTGATCCGCTCTTTCGAACAAAATTAGGATATAAATTCTAGATGCAAAGGGGCCAGTCTGGCCAGCCAATCCTTTCAAGTGATGAAAACCCTAGCTGATTATTCATGAGAGCGGAGTTTACCCGGTATTTAACAAATCAGCGTTCTACGccattttcattgaatttttgactgaaataatCTCTTTATAATACCGACTCGACATCACAGTTTTATTGACTCCCCTTGCAAAGGACAGTGAGCGCTATTTTACTTTAGGACATTTACATACAACTGAAATATATCTTAAAATTTACATCAGTGTTTATCAAATTTTTTGTCTTGTCGGTTGGATTCATGCCTTTTGTGCTAAGTCCGTAAGTAGGGACAATAacgaccttacgaaactacgacggcgacggcaacagtaacgttgaaaaaaacaTTAGAATTTggtcaaaacaacaactctgcacgtgcatcgcgcttttttgtacatttctttactgtCCCTACACAACTatgacgtgaaatgaccaaattttaattttacgtCAGAActggaacggcaaggcgataaattctaccatgtctgtctgaactcgggcgcgGTTCCCTCTCTTCAGCTCTAACCTAAATTCGCTAATTTTAAGTAACAGGGTGACCTGGGAAAATCACGAAAAAGTCTGAAAGGgagcgaagtctatttttcagctacgttttcatggacgtttCCGTTATCGAATCGTAAAGTCCTTTTTTAGTAGCGACACTAAGGTGTCTGCATTAAGGGGAGTTGCTTGACTGTGTAGCAAATTAAGAAGGCAT
This window encodes:
- the LOC140935623 gene encoding NAD-dependent protein deacetylase sirtuin-1-like isoform X2; this translates as MADHEEQEFTTSKRARWSSESSCDQNTSFVDTIDQRESIEGSLVRLIESEQNYLVESQPSEIEQHGVHVSSDRFESDDFPTCFSVEDDLDDIDEHHFQPVAGPMGWIQRQMTLGINPEDILAYMLPHTQLPPALDKGTLWKVIIDILTEPTPRQKLDHINFLDDVVELLRGSKNIIVLTGAGVSVSCGIPDFRSRDGIYAKLSVEYPDLPDPQAMFDIEYFYQNPRPFFKFAKEIYPGQFAPSLGHRFIKQLESNGQLLKNYSQNIDTLEQIAGITRVIQCHGSFSAASCTNCKHQVSCEVIREEIFQQVIPLCPKCPQDGSCFAIMKPDIVFFGESLPPEFYHNLEADSDKADLLIVIGSSLKVRPVALIPSHLPPEVPQILINREPLRHMTFDVELLGDCDVIITELCQRLGGAWNNLLEGVEIPDVERRPLSRNEENTTGEMHQGVNFEEIQRSEQSPSSNVKQRSEDVTPNTTDNHVTVGESSGYEETGDDSYRDQPRASASDLGNECSFDNSTPHEEDSPRFLFMPPSRYIFYGAEVMDSPLPSPSRHIPGYLDSTSEESDSDSVGEIDDSEASRVQLGDITGDQAGNDRSNLDGCKPSTNQVTVNSSEGESNSDDGFGEGEADVEKVLEPIINNEDTRQALSLILGGLSSYTCESEENSRLSSFDDPRTVGASVASDPNCLLGTSEALLANRPFSAVTMDTLVTTPSHMEDKNLDQTEDASPKKGEENVSFNVSREVSDEAWTEISSDFLQS
- the LOC140935623 gene encoding NAD-dependent protein deacetylase sirtuin-1-like isoform X1; the encoded protein is MADHEEQEFTTSKRARWSSESSCDQNTSFVDTIDQRESIEGSLVRLIESEQNYLVESQPSEIEQHGVHVSSDRFESDDFPTCFSVEDDLDDIDEHHFQPVAGPMGWIQRQMTLGINPEDILAYMLPHTQLPPALDKGTLWKVIIDILTEPTPRQKLDHINFLDDVVELLRGSKNIIVLTGAGVSVSCGIPDFRSRDGIYAKLSVEYPDLPDPQAMFDIEYFYQNPRPFFKFAKEIYPGQFAPSLGHRFIKQLESNGQLLKNYSQNIDTLEQIAGITRVIQCHGSFSAASCTNCKHQVSCEVIREEIFQQVIPLCPKCPQDGSCFAIMKPDIVFFGESLPPEFYHNLEADSDKADLLIVIGSSLKVRPVALIPSHLPPEVPQILINREPLRHMTFDVELLGDCDVIITELCQRLGGAWNNLLEGVEIPDVERRPLSRNEENTTGEMHQGVNFEEIQRSEQTTAGGTNNEKSPSSNVKQRSEDVTPNTTDNHVTVGESSGYEETGDDSYRDQPRASASDLGNECSFDNSTPHEEDSPRFLFMPPSRYIFYGAEVMDSPLPSPSRHIPGYLDSTSEESDSDSVGEIDDSEASRVQLGDITGDQAGNDRSNLDGCKPSTNQVTVNSSEGESNSDDGFGEGEADVEKVLEPIINNEDTRQALSLILGGLSSYTCESEENSRLSSFDDPRTVGASVASDPNCLLGTSEALLANRPFSAVTMDTLVTTPSHMEDKNLDQTEDASPKKGEENVSFNVSREVSDEAWTEISSDFLQS